One stretch of Flavobacterium sp. 9 DNA includes these proteins:
- a CDS encoding glycoside hydrolase N-terminal domain-containing protein — protein MNIKKYKALLFIMLPFLGYSQSNPLELWYTKPASQWEETLPLGNGRLGIMPDGGIATEKLVLNDITLWSGSSQDANNYKAYTFLPQIRELLLANKNSDAEKLINENFVCTGPGSGSGDGANVQFGCYQVLGDMTLKFDYKTQSKATNYSRNLNIQTAIATTQFTLDGVTYKREYFAGFGDDAAFIKLTSSKKGKLNFTVKLDRPEHFKTVNGSDNSLLMSGQLNNGIDGKGMKYEAKVKAQLKDGNVLYTNNIIEIKNATEVVLFISAGTDFKDKNFESSVDKILDLAMQKKYQDQKKTHIENYQKLFNRVALNFGKSSKKTLPTNERLDAFMKDSDSDTGLPVLFYQYGRYLSISSTRVGLLPPNLQGLWAHQVQTPWNGDYHLDVNVQMNHWALETGNLSELNLPLKDLVKEMVPYGEKTAKAYYNADGWVAHVITNVWGFTEPGESASWGIAKAGSGWLCNNLWNHYLYSNDKEYLAEIYPIIKGAAQFYNSMLVKDPETGWLVTSPSVSPENSFFLPNGQDAHVCMGPTIDNQIVRELFDNVITASAKLGLDNDLRIELEKRLKLLPPAGVVSPDGRIQEWLKPYKEPDPQHRHVSHLYGLYPASLITPESTPELAEAAKKTLEVRGDDGPSWSIAYKMLFWSRLKEGNRAYKLLKTILRPTLATNINYGAGGGVYPNLLSAGPPFQIDGNFGATAGIGEMLIQSHAGFIELLPAMPDVWLNQGEVKGLKAEGNFTINIKWEKGKVTKYEVLSPVPTKVKVKVNGEMKEITFSKL, from the coding sequence ATGAATATCAAAAAATACAAAGCATTACTTTTTATAATGTTGCCTTTTTTGGGCTATTCGCAAAGTAATCCATTAGAATTATGGTATACAAAACCAGCCTCTCAATGGGAAGAAACATTGCCATTAGGAAACGGACGTTTGGGAATTATGCCCGATGGAGGAATCGCGACCGAAAAATTGGTTCTTAACGATATTACTTTATGGAGCGGATCTTCGCAAGACGCGAACAATTATAAAGCATACACATTCTTGCCTCAGATCAGAGAATTGCTTTTAGCCAATAAAAACAGCGATGCCGAAAAGCTAATCAATGAAAATTTTGTTTGTACAGGTCCGGGTTCAGGAAGTGGAGACGGAGCAAATGTGCAATTTGGATGTTATCAGGTTTTAGGCGATATGACCTTAAAATTTGATTATAAAACCCAATCAAAAGCTACAAATTACAGCAGAAATCTTAATATACAAACTGCAATTGCAACAACTCAATTTACACTTGATGGCGTAACGTATAAACGTGAATATTTTGCAGGTTTTGGTGATGATGCCGCTTTTATCAAATTAACTTCAAGTAAAAAAGGGAAGTTGAATTTTACTGTTAAGTTAGACAGACCAGAACATTTTAAAACCGTAAATGGCAGCGATAATTCCCTTCTAATGTCAGGACAATTAAACAATGGAATCGACGGAAAAGGAATGAAATATGAAGCTAAAGTAAAAGCTCAATTAAAAGACGGAAATGTTTTATACACTAACAATATAATCGAAATAAAAAATGCAACAGAAGTAGTATTATTTATTTCTGCAGGAACCGATTTTAAAGATAAAAACTTCGAATCTTCAGTAGATAAAATTTTGGATTTAGCAATGCAAAAGAAATACCAGGATCAAAAGAAAACACATATCGAAAATTATCAAAAGTTATTCAATCGTGTGGCTTTAAATTTTGGTAAATCTAGCAAAAAGACGTTGCCTACAAATGAGCGTTTAGATGCTTTTATGAAAGATTCCGATTCAGATACAGGACTTCCGGTTCTGTTTTACCAATACGGTCGTTATTTAAGTATTAGCAGTACCAGAGTAGGATTGTTGCCGCCAAATTTACAAGGTTTATGGGCACATCAAGTACAAACACCATGGAACGGAGATTACCATCTTGACGTAAATGTTCAGATGAATCATTGGGCATTAGAAACAGGAAATTTATCAGAATTGAATCTTCCGCTAAAAGATTTGGTTAAAGAAATGGTTCCTTACGGAGAAAAAACAGCCAAAGCTTATTATAATGCCGATGGTTGGGTAGCGCACGTAATTACTAACGTTTGGGGCTTTACAGAACCTGGAGAAAGTGCTTCGTGGGGAATTGCAAAAGCGGGTTCTGGTTGGTTATGTAACAATTTATGGAACCATTATTTATATTCAAATGATAAAGAATATTTGGCCGAAATTTATCCAATTATAAAAGGAGCGGCTCAATTTTACAATAGTATGTTGGTCAAAGACCCTGAAACGGGTTGGTTGGTAACTTCACCATCTGTATCACCTGAAAATTCATTTTTCTTACCAAACGGACAGGACGCTCATGTTTGTATGGGACCAACAATTGACAATCAGATTGTTCGTGAATTATTTGATAACGTAATCACAGCATCTGCAAAATTAGGATTGGACAATGATCTAAGAATTGAACTTGAAAAACGATTAAAATTATTACCTCCGGCAGGAGTAGTTTCGCCTGACGGAAGGATTCAGGAATGGTTAAAACCATATAAAGAACCAGATCCGCAGCATCGTCATGTTTCTCATTTATACGGTTTATATCCGGCATCTTTAATTACGCCAGAAAGCACTCCGGAACTTGCAGAAGCAGCTAAGAAAACTCTTGAAGTAAGAGGAGATGATGGTCCAAGTTGGTCTATAGCTTACAAAATGTTGTTTTGGTCCCGTTTGAAAGAAGGAAACCGAGCTTACAAATTATTAAAAACAATTCTTAGACCAACATTGGCAACAAACATCAATTATGGAGCTGGAGGAGGAGTTTATCCAAATTTACTTTCTGCAGGACCGCCGTTTCAAATTGACGGAAATTTTGGAGCTACAGCAGGAATCGGCGAAATGCTGATTCAAAGTCACGCCGGATTTATCGAATTATTGCCTGCAATGCCAGATGTTTGGTTAAACCAAGGTGAAGTAAAAGGACTTAAAGCTGAAGGAAACTTTACAATAAATATCAAATGGGAAAAAGGAAAAGTGACTAAATATGAAGTTTTATCTCCTGTACCAACAAAGGTTAAAGTGAAAGTGAACGGAGAAATGAAAGAGATTACATTTTCTAAATTATAA
- a CDS encoding GH92 family glycosyl hydrolase — MTLNKILFCGVFLSSIILGAQTKEKITSHVNPFIGTGAAHGSPLSGNNYPGATVPFGMVQLSPDTRNTPDWSVACGYNYNDTTIAGFSHTHLSGTGVAELFDVMLMPFSGAIVKEEAGQNAYQSKFSHEKESAKPGYYSVELLDYQIKAELTATTHAGFHKYSFPKNKEAHIVIDLDHSMKKSDWNTRIIASQISFPNDHTIEGYRIITGWAPMRKVFFHAEFSQPIIRNHVTDGGNVYDNAKIVNGNAIRAILDFDTSKQQEVLVKVGISATSIENARLNVQDEIPDWDFNATVNAADAIWEKELGKIKIEATEEQKQIFYTALYHTFIQPNTLSDVSGDYPSADFTTRNSSKPYYSTFSLWDTYRGAHPLYTILQPERSVDFVNSMLAYYKAFGYLPIWQLWGQENYCMIGNHAIPVVVDAVLKNLSGIDTEAAFEAVKNSATREHPGSPFSIWEKYGYIPENLKSQSVSLTLEMAYDDWCVAELAKKLGETDDYNHFTKRSQFYRNLYDKQIGFFRAKDDKGNWIGPFDPLKYGANGGYPFTEGNGWQYFWYVPQDVKGLINLVGGDNAFTKKLDTFFTLEDKPEEVNDNASGFIGQYAHGNEPSHHIAYLYNYAGQPWKTQQYVSEILKKMYNTTSSGYSGNDDCGELSAWYIFSAMGFYPVNPASSIYVIGSPLLKEASIELKDGKIFKVIAKNVSDKNIYIQSAKLNGKSYSKTFVNQSDIDNGGVLEFIMGSKPNNKWGTKIEDRPIK, encoded by the coding sequence ATGACTTTAAATAAAATATTATTCTGCGGTGTATTTCTAAGTTCAATAATTCTGGGAGCACAAACTAAAGAGAAAATAACGTCGCACGTAAACCCATTTATTGGCACTGGAGCAGCACACGGATCGCCACTTTCAGGTAATAATTATCCCGGAGCAACAGTTCCGTTTGGAATGGTGCAATTAAGTCCTGATACCCGCAATACTCCAGATTGGAGTGTTGCTTGTGGCTATAATTATAACGATACAACCATTGCAGGTTTTAGCCACACACATTTAAGCGGAACTGGTGTAGCTGAATTATTCGATGTCATGTTGATGCCATTTAGTGGTGCAATAGTCAAGGAAGAAGCCGGACAAAATGCGTATCAATCTAAATTTTCTCATGAAAAGGAATCAGCTAAACCCGGTTATTACAGCGTAGAATTGTTAGATTATCAGATAAAAGCAGAACTTACCGCAACTACACATGCAGGTTTTCATAAATACAGTTTTCCTAAAAATAAAGAAGCTCATATCGTGATTGATTTAGATCATTCGATGAAAAAGTCTGATTGGAATACTCGCATAATTGCTTCACAAATCTCATTTCCTAACGATCATACTATCGAAGGTTACCGAATTATCACAGGTTGGGCACCAATGCGAAAAGTATTTTTTCATGCTGAATTTTCACAACCTATAATCCGTAATCATGTAACTGACGGCGGAAATGTTTATGACAATGCCAAAATAGTCAACGGAAATGCAATTCGTGCCATTTTAGATTTTGATACTTCAAAACAACAGGAAGTTCTGGTGAAAGTAGGAATCTCAGCAACCAGTATCGAAAATGCACGTTTGAATGTTCAGGATGAAATCCCTGATTGGGATTTTAACGCAACCGTAAATGCTGCTGATGCTATTTGGGAAAAAGAACTCGGAAAAATAAAAATTGAGGCAACAGAAGAACAGAAACAAATTTTCTACACTGCTTTGTATCACACTTTCATTCAACCGAATACTTTATCAGATGTTAGCGGAGATTATCCTTCAGCCGATTTTACGACCAGAAATTCATCAAAACCTTATTATTCAACATTTTCTTTGTGGGATACGTATCGTGGCGCACATCCTTTGTACACGATTTTACAGCCTGAACGTTCGGTTGATTTTGTAAATAGCATGTTGGCGTATTATAAAGCTTTTGGATATTTACCAATCTGGCAATTGTGGGGACAAGAAAATTACTGCATGATAGGCAATCACGCCATTCCGGTTGTGGTTGACGCTGTTCTTAAAAATCTATCGGGAATTGATACCGAAGCAGCATTTGAAGCCGTAAAGAATTCGGCAACGCGTGAACATCCGGGGTCTCCATTTAGTATTTGGGAAAAGTATGGTTACATTCCGGAGAATCTAAAATCCCAATCGGTTTCATTGACGTTAGAAATGGCTTATGATGATTGGTGTGTAGCCGAATTAGCGAAGAAACTTGGGGAAACAGATGATTATAATCATTTTACAAAACGTTCTCAATTTTATAGAAATCTATATGACAAACAAATAGGATTCTTCAGAGCCAAAGATGATAAAGGCAATTGGATTGGTCCATTCGATCCATTAAAATACGGTGCAAATGGTGGATATCCTTTCACGGAAGGCAACGGCTGGCAATACTTTTGGTATGTTCCTCAAGATGTAAAAGGGCTTATAAATTTAGTTGGTGGAGATAATGCTTTCACCAAAAAACTAGATACTTTTTTCACCTTAGAAGATAAACCCGAAGAAGTTAATGATAATGCTTCCGGTTTCATTGGTCAATATGCACACGGAAACGAACCAAGTCATCATATTGCTTATTTATACAATTACGCAGGTCAACCTTGGAAAACGCAACAATATGTTTCAGAGATTTTGAAAAAGATGTACAATACAACTTCATCAGGTTATTCCGGAAATGATGATTGTGGTGAACTTTCGGCTTGGTATATTTTTAGTGCAATGGGATTTTATCCTGTTAATCCTGCAAGCAGTATTTATGTTATTGGATCGCCATTATTGAAAGAAGCTTCTATTGAATTAAAAGACGGAAAGATCTTTAAAGTTATAGCAAAGAACGTTTCTGATAAAAATATTTATATCCAAAGCGCCAAATTAAACGGTAAAAGTTATAGTAAAACCTTTGTTAATCAATCAGATATTGATAATGGCGGAGTTTTAGAATTTATAATGGGATCAAAACCCAATAATAAATGGGGAACAAAAATAGAGGATAGACCAATTAAATAA
- a CDS encoding RagB/SusD family nutrient uptake outer membrane protein → MKAKIIAFMALAILSASCSSDFLDEEPKSSLTAAQAYGSLGKIEPVLLGAITNWRNMQKDRAGLYTSLGTDEAQQGALQVTGDANQAGLDLYNGFLSQENQAIGQLWNDRWPVIEVAAQTIRALGTNTEDDSAKRDLLLGEASFLRATLMFELTQYWGEIPINDKAKTVEYGLKRQPLTLVYASIVADLERAIQKLPVTQSNPAFPAKGVAQALLGKVYLYAPEASGYRDYAKGKQWFEEVIKSGKYSLLPNYADVFSPDHANSSESLYEWQYNNNWPDNNQIQWQTGSRVLANIDQYAYFGGYDLILPTQYCYKDKTDGGIWEPGDVRKDASIRYDFTYKGVTPTLPAGFGGDELDPHVKKYEDIRVQGKQSFWNSGKNKPYIRYSDVLLNYAECLNELGNTAEAEGYVNQVRTRAFGGTLPAAMKWSGLSQTQFRDQILDERMRELAFEGWRRMDLNRTGKLVELVKARNKWAKQNGTIATFHSLYPIPIGEIKLNDEIGPENQNPGY, encoded by the coding sequence ATGAAAGCAAAAATTATAGCCTTTATGGCCTTAGCAATATTATCAGCTTCCTGTTCTTCAGATTTTTTGGATGAAGAGCCTAAAAGTTCACTTACTGCTGCTCAGGCATATGGCAGTTTAGGTAAAATAGAACCTGTTCTTTTGGGAGCTATAACGAATTGGAGGAATATGCAAAAAGACCGTGCAGGACTTTATACTTCTCTTGGTACAGACGAAGCACAACAAGGGGCTTTGCAGGTAACCGGAGATGCAAACCAGGCAGGACTTGATTTGTACAATGGTTTTCTAAGTCAGGAAAATCAGGCAATTGGGCAATTGTGGAATGACAGATGGCCAGTAATTGAAGTAGCTGCACAAACTATTAGAGCATTAGGAACCAATACCGAAGACGATAGTGCAAAACGTGATCTTTTACTTGGTGAAGCTAGTTTTTTAAGAGCAACATTAATGTTTGAGCTTACACAATATTGGGGAGAAATACCGATTAATGATAAAGCAAAAACGGTAGAATATGGTTTAAAACGTCAGCCTTTGACTTTGGTGTATGCTTCTATAGTTGCCGATTTAGAAAGAGCAATTCAAAAACTTCCTGTAACACAGAGCAATCCTGCATTTCCTGCAAAAGGTGTGGCTCAGGCGCTTTTAGGAAAAGTATATCTATATGCTCCAGAAGCTTCAGGATACCGTGATTATGCTAAAGGAAAACAATGGTTTGAAGAAGTTATTAAATCTGGAAAGTATAGTTTATTGCCTAATTATGCAGATGTTTTTAGCCCGGATCATGCTAATTCTTCAGAATCTTTATATGAATGGCAGTATAATAATAACTGGCCTGATAATAACCAAATCCAATGGCAAACAGGTTCAAGAGTTTTGGCAAATATAGACCAATATGCTTATTTTGGCGGTTATGATTTGATACTTCCTACTCAATATTGTTATAAAGATAAAACGGATGGCGGAATATGGGAACCAGGCGATGTGCGTAAAGACGCGAGTATTCGTTATGATTTTACTTATAAAGGAGTTACACCAACACTTCCTGCTGGTTTTGGTGGTGATGAGTTAGATCCGCACGTTAAAAAATATGAAGATATTCGTGTACAAGGAAAGCAATCGTTCTGGAATTCAGGAAAAAACAAACCATACATTCGTTATTCAGATGTGTTACTTAACTACGCAGAATGTTTAAATGAATTAGGAAATACAGCAGAAGCTGAAGGATATGTAAATCAGGTTCGTACAAGAGCTTTTGGAGGAACATTGCCGGCAGCAATGAAGTGGAGCGGACTTTCTCAAACGCAATTTAGAGACCAAATTCTTGATGAACGTATGCGTGAATTAGCTTTTGAAGGCTGGAGAAGAATGGATCTTAATCGTACAGGGAAATTAGTAGAATTAGTAAAGGCTCGTAACAAATGGGCAAAACAAAACGGTACAATTGCTACCTTTCACAGTCTTTATCCTATTCCTATCGGAGAGATTAAGCTAAATGATGAGATTGGTCCGGAAAATCAAAATCCAGGATATTAA
- a CDS encoding discoidin domain-containing protein produces MKFINIQIYTIILVLNALSLSVYSQNKVSLNSSDIVWKLKPQAELGQDSLKIFASNYSDINWVKAVVPGTIFNSYVVSGIEKDPNYGDNIYQVDKSKYDRSFWYRSEFTVPENFTKDIVWLNFEGINREGDIYLNGKKIATLSGMMQRGKFDITKLVHRKEKNVLAILVSIPKQPLNNYGSPTYISSAGWDWMPYVPGLNSGITDDVFLSNTNKITIIDPWIHTDLPSNGRADLEIKVDLKNSSAQNQEGVLTGIIMPGNITFSKKISLDANAITNIKLSKEQFPELAIQNPKLWWPNGYGDPNLYTCQFTFKIGDVVSDAQKVTFGIKKYTYDTEGGVLHVSINGKRVFLKGGNWGMSEYMLRCRGDEYDLKVKLHKEMNYNIIRNWLGSTTDDEFYEACDKYGIMVWDDFWLNANPNLPLDIHVFNSNVVEKIKRVRNHASIAVWCGDNEGVPQPPLNGWIAENIKTFDNNDRYYQPCSNTGNLSGSGLWGNKDPRFYFTKYPAAYVGTGDGPGWGLRTEIGTAVFPNIESFKKFIPEKDWWPRNDMWDKHFFGQKAFNASPDNYDKSITERYGKPNNLEEYTTKAQLLNIETNKAMYEGWLDHMWEDASGIMTWMSQSSYPSMVWQTYDYYYDLTGAYWGVKSACEPLHIQWNPVNNSVKVINATGTDFKNLNAEATVYNLDGKSVAKFKQNAIVDSYSNTATESFVIPFYSNQKDLAFQKNVTASSTDGGNTRDVTDGDSSSRWASNSTDNEWIYVDLENEYVVNRVVLNWENAFGKEYKIQTSLDAKNWTDASIIKEGKQGLETISFDEVKARYVRMLGIKRGSGWGYSLYDFKIFGAETNTNTSDLSPVHFIRLKLKDAQNKLVSENFYWRGSNMKDFTDLNKLPKANVNVSSKVVKQNRKYVIKSKVSSPSGLAFGIHIQVLNDKTGAQILPAIVSDSYFTLLKGESKEVTIEFDETLLKNGEKPVIKAIPYNK; encoded by the coding sequence ATGAAGTTTATTAATATTCAGATTTATACCATAATATTGGTTTTAAATGCTTTATCATTAAGCGTTTATTCTCAAAACAAAGTAAGTTTAAACTCTTCTGATATTGTTTGGAAGCTAAAACCACAAGCAGAATTAGGGCAGGATAGTCTTAAAATATTTGCTTCAAATTATTCAGATATAAATTGGGTCAAAGCCGTTGTTCCGGGAACAATTTTTAATTCTTATGTCGTAAGCGGAATAGAAAAAGATCCTAATTATGGCGACAATATTTATCAGGTAGATAAATCAAAATACGATCGTAGTTTTTGGTATCGTTCAGAATTTACAGTTCCTGAGAATTTCACAAAAGACATTGTCTGGCTAAACTTTGAAGGAATCAATCGTGAAGGCGATATTTACCTTAACGGAAAAAAAATAGCCACTTTAAGCGGAATGATGCAACGCGGTAAATTTGATATTACCAAATTGGTGCATCGCAAAGAAAAAAATGTGTTGGCGATTTTGGTGAGTATTCCAAAGCAACCTTTAAATAATTACGGAAGTCCAACCTATATTTCGAGCGCAGGCTGGGATTGGATGCCTTATGTTCCGGGATTAAATTCAGGAATTACAGATGATGTTTTTCTTAGTAATACCAATAAAATTACAATTATAGATCCTTGGATTCATACTGATTTGCCATCAAACGGACGTGCAGATCTTGAAATAAAAGTAGATCTAAAAAATTCTTCGGCACAAAATCAAGAAGGAGTTTTGACAGGAATTATAATGCCTGGAAATATTACTTTTTCTAAAAAAATAAGTTTGGATGCAAATGCTATTACAAACATAAAATTAAGTAAAGAACAGTTTCCGGAACTAGCGATTCAGAATCCAAAATTATGGTGGCCAAATGGTTACGGAGATCCTAATTTATATACTTGTCAATTTACTTTTAAAATTGGAGACGTTGTTTCAGATGCTCAAAAAGTAACTTTCGGAATTAAAAAATATACCTACGATACAGAAGGCGGCGTTTTGCATGTTTCGATAAACGGAAAACGCGTTTTTCTAAAAGGAGGAAACTGGGGAATGAGCGAATATATGCTTCGTTGTCGAGGAGATGAATACGATCTTAAAGTAAAACTTCATAAAGAAATGAATTACAACATCATTCGTAACTGGTTAGGTTCAACTACAGATGATGAATTTTATGAAGCTTGCGACAAATACGGAATTATGGTTTGGGATGATTTTTGGTTAAATGCAAATCCTAATTTACCATTAGACATTCATGTTTTTAATAGCAATGTTGTCGAGAAAATAAAACGAGTGAGAAATCATGCAAGTATAGCCGTTTGGTGTGGAGATAATGAAGGAGTTCCTCAACCTCCGCTTAACGGTTGGATTGCCGAAAACATCAAAACTTTCGATAATAATGACAGATATTATCAGCCTTGTTCAAATACAGGAAACCTGAGCGGAAGCGGACTTTGGGGAAATAAAGATCCAAGGTTTTATTTCACCAAATATCCTGCAGCGTATGTTGGAACAGGAGATGGTCCGGGTTGGGGATTAAGAACTGAAATTGGTACAGCTGTTTTTCCTAATATCGAAAGTTTCAAGAAATTTATTCCGGAGAAAGATTGGTGGCCGCGAAATGATATGTGGGACAAACATTTCTTTGGACAAAAAGCCTTTAATGCTTCACCGGATAATTATGATAAAAGCATAACAGAACGTTACGGAAAACCAAACAATCTGGAAGAATATACTACAAAAGCGCAATTGCTAAATATCGAAACCAACAAAGCCATGTACGAAGGCTGGCTAGATCATATGTGGGAAGATGCTTCGGGAATTATGACCTGGATGAGTCAATCGTCATATCCAAGTATGGTTTGGCAGACTTATGATTATTATTACGATTTGACAGGAGCATATTGGGGCGTAAAATCGGCTTGTGAACCATTACACATTCAGTGGAATCCAGTTAATAATTCGGTTAAAGTAATCAATGCAACTGGAACTGATTTCAAAAATCTAAATGCCGAAGCAACGGTTTATAATTTGGATGGAAAATCAGTTGCTAAATTCAAACAAAATGCAATTGTAGATTCGTATTCGAATACAGCGACAGAGAGTTTTGTGATTCCGTTTTATTCGAACCAAAAAGATTTGGCTTTTCAGAAAAATGTAACAGCTTCTTCAACAGATGGCGGAAATACGAGAGACGTTACAGATGGAGATTCGAGCAGTCGTTGGGCAAGTAATTCAACAGATAACGAATGGATTTATGTTGATCTTGAAAACGAATATGTTGTAAATCGTGTGGTTCTGAATTGGGAAAATGCCTTCGGAAAAGAATATAAAATTCAAACAAGTTTAGATGCTAAAAACTGGACAGACGCAAGCATTATAAAAGAAGGAAAACAAGGTCTTGAAACCATTTCGTTTGATGAAGTAAAAGCTCGTTATGTCCGAATGTTAGGTATAAAACGTGGTTCAGGCTGGGGATATTCGCTTTATGATTTCAAAATTTTTGGAGCCGAAACTAATACAAATACCTCAGATTTGAGTCCGGTACATTTCATTAGATTAAAATTAAAAGATGCTCAAAACAAATTGGTTAGTGAAAATTTTTATTGGAGAGGTTCTAATATGAAAGACTTCACAGATTTGAATAAATTACCAAAAGCAAACGTAAATGTTTCCAGTAAAGTTGTAAAACAAAACCGAAAATATGTTATCAAATCTAAAGTTTCAAGTCCTTCAGGATTAGCATTCGGAATTCATATTCAAGTTTTAAATGATAAAACTGGAGCGCAAATTTTACCGGCAATTGTGAGTGATAGTTATTTTACTTTACTAAAAGGAGAAAGCAAAGAAGTTACAATAGAATTTGATGAAACGCTTTTGAAAAACGGAGAAAAACCGGTTATAAAAGCGATTCCATATAATAAATAA